TAGGTAGCTCTGAACCCTGAACCCTAGCTACCGGACAGTTTTGATATCAAACCGGACTGTCTTCGTATGTCAACGAAAAACGGATCTCGTGCGTCTCATGCGTCCTGGAAACGAGACGTTATCGTCGAACATCACGCACTCACACTCTCCCATACCCACATACTCCCATCCATCTCAGAGCAGCCGCGCCTAGGAATGCTGAAATGACACACGCTTCAATGAAAGTGTCCGGTACCTAGCCCTGAACCCTGAACTTTGAACCCTGAACTTTTATAGCACGTCCTTCAGGAATCGTCCCGTGTGGCTGTACGGGTGCGCTGCTATCGTTTCCGGCGTACCGGTTTCGACAATCTGGCCGCCTTCATCACCACCCTCCGGTCCGAGGTCGATCACGTGGTCAGCGTATTTGATGACGTCCAGGTTGTGCTCGACGATGAGGACGGAGTGGCCGTTTTCGACGAGCTGATCGAACGCGTCGACGAGTTTCTTGATGTCGTCGAAGTGGAGGCCCGTGGTTGGCTCATCAAAGATGTATAGCGTCCGGTCCTTGTTGCGGCCACCGAGGTGACTGGCCAGTTTGATGCGCTGGGCCTCGCCGCCGGAGAGCGTCGTGCTGGGTTGACCGAGTGTCAGGTAGCCGAGACCAATATCCTGCAGGACCGTCAGCTTGTTAATGATCGTCGTTTCGCCCTCGAAGAAGTCCGCGGCCTCGTCGACGGTCATCTTCAGGACGTCCGCGATGTTTTTGCCCTGATAGGTGACGTCGAGGACTTCCTTCTTGTATCTCTTCCCTCCGCACGCCTCGCATTCGAGGTAAAGGTCGGCGAGGAATTGCATTTCCACCTTGACCACGCCCTCGCCCTTGCACTCCTCACAGCGCCCGCCTGGCACGTTGAAGCTGAAGAAGCCGGGCTCATAGCCGTGAATTTGCGACGGCCGCGTTTCGCTGAAGAGCTTCCGGATGCCATCAAACGCGTTGGTGTACGTCGCCGGATTGGACCGCGGCGTGCGTCCGATCGGCTGCTGGTCGACCATCTCCACCGCGTCAATATTTCGGTGCCCGCGGATGGCGTCGTGCTTGCCGACTTTGCCGTCTCCACTGCCGCCTTTGAGCCGGTGCAGTCCCTCGAAAAGCGTCTGGTTTGTGAGAGTCGACTTTCCGCTGCCGCTGACGCCCGTCACGCAGACGATCATATCGAGCGGAATGTCGACATCGATGTTCTTGAGGTTGTGCTGTCGTGCATTCTCGATCGTCAGCACCCGGTCTGGGTCGACCTCGCGCCGCTTGTCCGGAAGCGGAATCGTTTTTCGGCCACTGAGGTACTGCCCCGTGAGCGACTCGTCTGACTCGAGCGCCTCATCGTACGTGCCCTGAAAGGTGACCTGTCCGCCGAATGAACCGGATCCGGGGCCGAGGTCGACGATTTCATCGGCTGCTTCCATGGTCGCCGGATCGTGTTCTACGACGAGGACGGTGTTTCCGAGGTCTCGCAGCCGCTCGAGAATGCCGATCAGCCGGTCGTTGTCGCGAGGATGGAGACCGATCGTTGGTTCGTCCAGCACGTAGAGCGACCCGACGAGCGAAGAGCCGAGCGACGTCGACAGGTTGATTCGCTGCGTCTCGCCCCCGGACAACGTCTGCGCGAGGCGGTCGAGCGTCAGGTAATCGAGGCCGACATCGACCAGGTAGCGACTCCGTTTGCGAAGCTCGTCCATCACGCGACCTGCGACCTCCTCTTCGTACTCGGTCAGCTCGAGCGCTTCGAAGAAGTCGCGGGCCTCGCGCGTCGTCATCGCGCACACCTCTCCGATGTGCTTCCGCCCGGTCGTCTCCTCACTGCCGATCTTGACGTAGAGCGCGTCGTCGGCGAGCCGGTAGCCATCGCATTTCGGGCAGGTTGAATAGCCACGGAAGCGAGCACGAAAGATCCGATAATGCGTCTTGTACGAGCGTTCGTCGAGGAAATCAAAGAAGCCGCGGATCCCGATGTAGTCGTCTTTGCCATCCCAGACGATTTCCTTCTCCCAGTCCTCCAGTTCGCGGTACGGGCAGTCGACGTTGATTCCTTCCTGCGCGGCAAGCTTGATGAGCGACTTGAAGTGTTTCGACCACTTGTCCGTGCGAAAGGGAGCGATGGCGCCCTGTTTGATCGACAGCTCCTTGTTGGGAACGATGAGGTCGGGGTCAAGGCCGGGGACGCGACCGAATCCCTGGCACTTGGGACAGGCGCCGACGGGGCTGTTGAAGCTAAACATGAGCGGCGTCGGTTCCTTGAACCGCATGCCGTCGCGCTCGAAGAAGTGGCTGTACTCCAGTGCCGCCGGGATTGGCCTCTCGCGCGGGACCTCCTGGATCGTGCACCGTCCTTCTCCCTCCTTGAAAGCCTGCTCGACCGAGTCGGCAATCCGATCGCGTGTCGCGTCGTCTCCTTTCTTTACCTTCAGGCGGTCGACGAGCACGAGCAGCCGGTTGCGCCCGTAGTTGTTGACGGAGCTTGGCTCGGTGTCATTTAGGTCGAGGATCTCGGGGCGTTCGCCGCGTTCGGCCTGCTTCTCCGTGGGCAAGAGAACGATCCGGAAAAAGCCACGCTCGCGCAGGCTCTTGAGTTCGTCGCGGAGGGCGATGCCGGAGTGCTCCGGGACAGGAAAGCAGAGGTAGAATCGTGCGCCGTCATCCAGTTCATCCTCCACGTCGAGAGCGACGCTCCGCGGTGTGTCTTTCGATACCGGACGACCGCTGATGGGAGAATATGTGGTGCCAATGCGAGCGAAGAGAAGTCGGAGATGGTCGTAAATCTCCGTTTGCGTCGCGACCGTCGAACGCGGGTTCTTCGCCGTCGTCTTTTGCTCGATGGCTATCGCCGGAGCCAGACCCGTGATCAGGTCGGCGTCCGGCTTGTCCATGCGCTCCAAGAACTGCCGGGCGTACGCCGAGAGACTCTCGACGTAGCGGCGCTGTCCCTCTGCGTATATCGTGTTGAAGCAGAGAGAGGATTTACCGGAGCCCGAGGGGCCGGTGAATACGATCAGCTCGTTCCGGGGAAGGTCGAGATCGACATTCTTCAGGTTGTGCTGTCGCGCTCCGCGGATCACGATGCTGTGCTTGGCGGTCTCGCGTGCCGAAACCGAGGCGTTCGCGATAACCGGGTCCTGCGTGGGGGCGGTGTCAGTCGTCTGCGTCATCCGGAAAGGGTCGGATGTTCGATTCTTGGAAACGGAGCGCCGGTTCCCGGTTGACGATTTGATCGAGAGATCGACGCGCAACCCTTTCTAACGTCATTGCCTCGTCATTGATGCCGGCGACACGATAACGAAGTTCGAATGTCTGATCACGATTGGAGCAAGGCGGGGAATCGCTCTGCAAAAATGTTCATGTCATCCATCAGGATCCGGGTGGCTCGCACAAGATCGTATGGGAGAAAAGAAACGGCTGCGTCCGTGTGAGAGCGTCACACAGAAGCAGCCGCAAGGGACGACCGATGATAGCAAACCCTCAAGCCGCGGGCGAGTCGGGGTCCGACGTATCCGGATTGACCTTGTCGATCATCGCTCGAAATGGGGCGCGACTATCGTAGAACAACGTAAATTCAAATCCACCAAGTTTGCCTCGTACTTCCTCACTTTCGGCGATTTTCTTGAACTGATCTTTGGTCGCTGTGATCTGGACAAGCGTTCCGCGGACGCTTCGGCGTTCGTCTTCCGGATAGGGAAACGGATTCTCCCAGTCCAACCGCTCCCCGTCGACCCACAGACGTACGTCCGTAGATGTGATTTCGACACGCTCCGCACCCGAGTCGAGGCGAAACCGAAGGACGTACTCCTCGGGCGGGCACTGCGTGTCTGGGCACTCCGCTCGCGCATCGACCTCGAAGTTCGGCTCATTAAGCCCGGAAGAGTAGGTCACGTCGCTAAGCCGGACGCTGCTCGTTTCATATACCCACGCGTTTTCTCCGCCCCTGTAGGACTGCGTAACCTGCTCGGATGGTGCGCACGCAGTGACTGCAAAGGCCAGGAGTACGAGGACAAGAGCTAATTTGCTGAGGCGGTTCATTGGAGCAGTTGGTATTTGCGGGGAGTGCGAGAATCTCAGTACTAGACCCACCAGCATTGATGATCAAGCGAGGTATATGACTTTTTTAAGGTATGTGGACAACCCTGTAATGTCAATCATATCCTGTGTCATTAAACGCTCAGACATCGATGTTATGTCTAGTAAGACACGGCTGAACGGCAAAATCGTGATCGGTTCGAGGAACGGGGGCTCGTTCTATTGCGTCGGGTTTGATACTCGTGAGTTGAATATCTGATGCCACAATTCAGGGTGTCCGCGAACATCCGGGGCGCCAGACGACACATAACATATTTGCTCGTTTACTCAAGTGAAGGCGATGCGCATGCTGACAATTATTTTGGCTTTGATCCTAACGGGTTGTACGAACGGTACGCCGTCCCCCGATAGCGCTGCTGTTCCTGACCCCGACGTCGTGATCGAGCGCGTGGAGTCGGAAGAAGCAACGTTCCGCGTGGTACGGCTCGTCGATGACCTTGAGCATCCGTGGGCTGTGGCGTGGCTTCCGGACGGGAGAACGCTGATTACCGAGCGACCCGGGCGTCTGCTGGTCGTCGAAGGCGACTCACTTGACGAGGTTTCGGGTTTGCCACTGATCTCTCCGCGTGGGCAGGGTGGACTGATGGATATCGCACTTCACCCGGAGTATGAGTCGACGGAATGGATCTACTTCACGTACGTTGCCGAGACGGATGACGGTCATGGAACCGTACTCTCCAGGGCCCGAGTGGATGGCACGTCCCTGATCGATGTACAGGAGTTGTACCGGCAAACGCCCTTCGTTTCGGGAGGTCGACACTTTGGCTCGCGGATCGTTTTTCCCGGAGATGGGACGCTGCTTTTCAGCATCGGGGATCGAGGGAAACGGGATCCTGCTCAGGACCGTGGCTCGTCGATCGGCAGCGTGATCCGGCTCACGCTCGACGGGCAGGTGCCAGACGACAACCCGTTCGTCGGCATGGAAGGCGTATTGCCGGAGATATACAGCTACGGCCACAGAAACATTCAGGGTATGGCCGTTCATCCGCAAACAGGCGACGTATGGTCTCATGAGCACGGTCCACGAGGCGGAGATGAACTCAACCTCATTCGCCGGGGCATCAATTATGGCTGGCCGGAGATCACGTACGGACGTGAGTACATGTCAAATCGCGAGATCGGAGGGTTCGAACAGGAGGGTATGGAGCAGCCGGTCACGTACTGGGATCCGTCGATTGCACCGTCA
The DNA window shown above is from Longibacter salinarum and carries:
- a CDS encoding PQQ-dependent sugar dehydrogenase; its protein translation is MRMLTIILALILTGCTNGTPSPDSAAVPDPDVVIERVESEEATFRVVRLVDDLEHPWAVAWLPDGRTLITERPGRLLVVEGDSLDEVSGLPLISPRGQGGLMDIALHPEYESTEWIYFTYVAETDDGHGTVLSRARVDGTSLIDVQELYRQTPFVSGGRHFGSRIVFPGDGTLLFSIGDRGKRDPAQDRGSSIGSVIRLTLDGQVPDDNPFVGMEGVLPEIYSYGHRNIQGMAVHPQTGDVWSHEHGPRGGDELNLIRRGINYGWPEITYGREYMSNREIGGFEQEGMEQPVTYWDPSIAPSGLAIYNGDRFPNWKGNFFVGALAHQKIQRVVLDGRTVVHQETLLENDLGRIRDVRTGPDGYLYLLTDASDGGLFRLEPVE
- the uvrA gene encoding excinuclease ABC subunit UvrA, with product MTQTTDTAPTQDPVIANASVSARETAKHSIVIRGARQHNLKNVDLDLPRNELIVFTGPSGSGKSSLCFNTIYAEGQRRYVESLSAYARQFLERMDKPDADLITGLAPAIAIEQKTTAKNPRSTVATQTEIYDHLRLLFARIGTTYSPISGRPVSKDTPRSVALDVEDELDDGARFYLCFPVPEHSGIALRDELKSLRERGFFRIVLLPTEKQAERGERPEILDLNDTEPSSVNNYGRNRLLVLVDRLKVKKGDDATRDRIADSVEQAFKEGEGRCTIQEVPRERPIPAALEYSHFFERDGMRFKEPTPLMFSFNSPVGACPKCQGFGRVPGLDPDLIVPNKELSIKQGAIAPFRTDKWSKHFKSLIKLAAQEGINVDCPYRELEDWEKEIVWDGKDDYIGIRGFFDFLDERSYKTHYRIFRARFRGYSTCPKCDGYRLADDALYVKIGSEETTGRKHIGEVCAMTTREARDFFEALELTEYEEEVAGRVMDELRKRSRYLVDVGLDYLTLDRLAQTLSGGETQRINLSTSLGSSLVGSLYVLDEPTIGLHPRDNDRLIGILERLRDLGNTVLVVEHDPATMEAADEIVDLGPGSGSFGGQVTFQGTYDEALESDESLTGQYLSGRKTIPLPDKRREVDPDRVLTIENARQHNLKNIDVDIPLDMIVCVTGVSGSGKSTLTNQTLFEGLHRLKGGSGDGKVGKHDAIRGHRNIDAVEMVDQQPIGRTPRSNPATYTNAFDGIRKLFSETRPSQIHGYEPGFFSFNVPGGRCEECKGEGVVKVEMQFLADLYLECEACGGKRYKKEVLDVTYQGKNIADVLKMTVDEAADFFEGETTIINKLTVLQDIGLGYLTLGQPSTTLSGGEAQRIKLASHLGGRNKDRTLYIFDEPTTGLHFDDIKKLVDAFDQLVENGHSVLIVEHNLDVIKYADHVIDLGPEGGDEGGQIVETGTPETIAAHPYSHTGRFLKDVL